A genomic region of bacterium contains the following coding sequences:
- a CDS encoding ABC transporter permease, which produces MDLAVKDLQRSAGKFLATTLGVGLLLAIVFIMNGIYRGNIADGVWIINHTPADLWVVERDRGGPFNESSVLPQDLYHSVAAVPGVARADPFITYTVQREAGGKSQQFTIVGYDVFGGAGGPARLVAGRGIRQAHYEMVADRKLGLRIGQTVHLGLDDYTIVGLVAGAVDSGGNPLVYLSLPDAQNVQFQQDAQAIYRARAADLQLLEANGNTPAQAEKLLPLLAAGTQTANVNAVLVRLAPGADAQAVVQHIQRWLYLNVYTSAEERQLMLAGRLSMMTKILGLFRSLLVIVSIVIIGLIVYVLTMEKIRSIATLKLIGAPDLMIVRLIMEQSLALTMLGFILGYALVIATKDRFPRTLVLLQSDTAVTFVVMLLGGVVASLFGIRRALDTSPSVALEG; this is translated from the coding sequence TTAAAGACCTCCAGCGGAGCGCGGGGAAGTTCCTCGCCACCACGCTGGGAGTGGGCCTGCTGCTCGCGATCGTGTTCATCATGAACGGGATCTACCGCGGGAATATCGCCGACGGGGTCTGGATCATCAATCACACGCCGGCGGACCTCTGGGTCGTCGAGCGCGACCGCGGCGGGCCGTTCAACGAGTCGTCCGTGCTGCCCCAGGACCTGTACCACAGCGTCGCCGCCGTCCCCGGGGTGGCGCGGGCGGACCCGTTCATTACCTACACGGTACAGCGCGAGGCGGGCGGCAAGAGCCAGCAATTTACGATCGTCGGCTACGACGTCTTCGGCGGCGCCGGCGGCCCCGCGCGGCTCGTGGCGGGCCGGGGGATCCGGCAGGCGCACTACGAGATGGTCGCCGACCGCAAGCTCGGACTCCGCATCGGCCAGACGGTGCATCTCGGGCTGGACGACTACACCATCGTCGGGCTCGTGGCCGGGGCGGTGGATTCCGGCGGCAACCCCCTCGTCTACCTCTCGCTCCCCGACGCGCAGAACGTCCAGTTCCAGCAGGACGCCCAGGCGATCTATCGGGCGCGCGCCGCGGACCTTCAGCTCCTGGAGGCGAACGGGAACACGCCGGCCCAGGCCGAGAAGCTCCTGCCGCTGCTCGCCGCCGGCACGCAGACGGCCAACGTCAACGCCGTACTGGTGCGCCTCGCGCCGGGGGCGGATGCGCAGGCGGTGGTGCAGCACATCCAGCGCTGGCTCTACCTCAACGTCTACACGAGCGCGGAGGAGCGGCAGCTCATGCTGGCGGGCCGCCTCAGCATGATGACCAAAATTCTCGGCTTGTTCCGTTCCCTGCTGGTCATCGTCTCGATCGTGATCATCGGGCTGATCGTATACGTGCTGACGATGGAGAAGATCAGGTCGATCGCCACGCTCAAGCTCATCGGCGCGCCAGACCTGATGATCGTGCGCCTCATCATGGAGCAGTCGCTCGCACTCACGATGCTCGGTTTCATCCTCGGGTATGCGTTGGTGATCGCCACGAAGGACCGATTCCCGCGGACGTTGGTGCTGCTCCAGTCGGATACGGCCGTGACGTTCGTCGTCATGCTGCTCGGCGGGGTGGTCGCCAGCCTCTTCGGGATTCGGCGCGCGCTGGACACGTCGCCGTCCGTGGCGCTTGAGGGATAG
- a CDS encoding ABC transporter ATP-binding protein — protein sequence MSVLQVEGLKKVYGSGPLAVTALEDVSFTVSPGELLALLGPSGSGKSTLLLSISLILEPTAGIITMNGTPIYRNGWTGLDIRRFRRENIGFVFQAKNLIPFLSAVDNVALPMILNGVAAREARARARDLLGYLEVGHRAHAMPADLSGGEQQRVAIGRALANQPPLVLADEPTASLDTGRGMKVMELLKKIARERRAAVIVVTHDERMIAGFDTVLRLKDGHLTTEATGPAIGAIEPSTPELPSEGGARHVAGRR from the coding sequence GTGAGCGTCCTGCAGGTCGAGGGCTTGAAGAAGGTCTACGGCAGCGGCCCGCTGGCGGTCACCGCCTTGGAGGATGTAAGCTTCACCGTCAGCCCCGGCGAGCTGCTGGCCCTCCTGGGTCCGAGCGGGTCCGGCAAGAGCACCCTGCTCCTGTCCATCAGCCTGATCCTCGAGCCCACGGCCGGGATCATCACTATGAACGGCACGCCGATCTACAGGAACGGCTGGACGGGGCTCGACATCCGGCGGTTCCGCCGCGAGAATATCGGTTTCGTGTTTCAGGCGAAGAACCTGATCCCGTTCCTGAGCGCCGTGGACAACGTCGCGCTCCCGATGATCCTCAACGGGGTCGCCGCGCGGGAGGCGCGAGCGCGGGCGCGGGATCTTCTCGGGTACCTGGAGGTCGGTCACCGGGCCCACGCCATGCCGGCGGACCTCTCCGGGGGCGAGCAGCAGCGGGTGGCCATCGGGCGCGCGCTCGCGAACCAACCGCCGCTCGTCCTGGCCGATGAGCCGACCGCGTCCCTCGACACCGGGCGCGGGATGAAAGTCATGGAGCTGCTCAAGAAGATCGCGAGGGAGCGCCGCGCCGCGGTCATCGTCGTGACCCACGATGAGCGGATGATCGCGGGGTTCGACACGGTCCTCCGGTTGAAGGACGGCCATCTGACCACGGAGGCGACCGGCCCGGCCATCGGCGCGATCGAGCCGTCCACTCCGGAGCTGCCGTCGGAGGGTGGCGCGCGTCACGTAGCGGGACGCCGGTGA